One Miscanthus floridulus cultivar M001 chromosome 11, ASM1932011v1, whole genome shotgun sequence DNA window includes the following coding sequences:
- the LOC136493483 gene encoding probable serine/threonine-protein kinase PIX13 isoform X1, translated as MGNCLGSEEAELEAVKNSGHHGQPQAAATAAPTMAPPKSEGSMSSGPPSSSRSPGPSMNSSAATTGRSVSGSTSTSTSSGSRPLAAAADTYPEEEEEEAKEGRILETPDLRIFTFAELRAATRNFKPDTVLGEGGFGRVYKGWVDEKTMNPTRSGIGMVVAVKKLNPESVQGLQEWQSEVNFMGRLSHPNLVRLLGYCVEDRELLLVYEYMPKGSLDNHLFRKGGSFEPFSWNLRLRIAIGAARGLSFLHSSEKQVIYRDFKASNILLDTNYNAKLSDFGLAKNGPTGGDSHVTTRVMGTYGYAAPEYVATGHLYVKSDVYGFGVVLLEMLTGLRALDTGRPAQQHNLVEWAKPYLADRRKLARLVDPRLEGQYPSKAALQAAQLTRRCLEGDPRSRPSMAEVVLALEEIEQLKVRPKGAPRDRDEAARRGHGHGQGRSSRPRSGSGRAGSSSHHQQSPSMR; from the exons ATGGGGAACTGCCTCGGCTCGGAGGAGGCGGAACTGGAGGCCGTGAAGAACTCGGGTCACCATGGACAACCCCAAG CAGCAGCTACGGCAGCTCCAACCATGGCGCCACCCAAATCCGAGGGTTCCATGAGCTCAGGGCCGCCCAGCAGCAGCAGGTCCCCTGGCCCGTCCATGAACAGCAGCGCCGCGACGACGGGCCGAAGCGTCAgcggcagcaccagcaccagcaccagcagcggCTCGAGGCCACTCGCTGCCGCCGCCGACACGtacccggaggaggaggaggaagaggcgaaGGAGGGGAGGATCCTGGAGACGCCCGACCTCCGCATCTTCACCTTCGCGGAGCTCCGGGCCGCGACGCGCAACTTCAAGCCCGACACGGTGCTGGGCGAGGGCGGGTTCGGGCGGGTGTACAAGGGCTGGGTCGACGAGAAGACCATGAACCCGACGCGCTCCGGCATCGGCATGGTCGTCGCCGTCAAGAAGCTCAACCCCGAGAGCGTGCAGGGCCTGCAGGAGTGGCAG TCCGAGGTGAACTTTATGGGGAGGCTGTCGCATCCGAACCTGGTGAGGCTGCTGGGCTACTGCGTGGAGGACAGGGAGCTGCTGCTCGTGTACGAGTACATGCCCAAAGGCAGCCTGGATAACCACCTGTTCAGAA AGGGCGGCTCCTTCGAACCATTCTCCTGGAACCTTCGGCTGCGCATCGCCATTGGCGCGGCGCGTGGCCTCTCCTTCCTCCACTCGTCGGAAAAGCAGGTGATCTACCGagacttcaaggcctcaaacatCCTCCTCGACACG AATTACAACGCCAAGCTATCCGACTTTGGTCTCGCCAAGAATGGCCCGACCGGCGGCGACAGCCACGTCACCACCCGGGTGATGGGCACGTACGGCTACGCTGCACCGGAGTACGTCGCCACAG GGCACCTGTACGTGAAGAGCGACGTGTACGGGTTCGGCGTGGTGCTGCTGGAGATGCTGACGGGCCTGCGGGCGCTGGACACGGGCCGCCCCGCGCAGCAGCACAACCTGGTGGAGTGGGCCAAGCCGTACCTGGCGGACCGGCGGAAGCTCGCGCGCCTGGTCGACCCCCGGCTCGAGGGCCAGTACCCGTCCAAGGCGGCGCTGCAGGCGGCCCAGCTCACGCGGCGCTGCCTCGAGGGGGACCCCAGGAGCCGGCCCTCCATGGCGGAGGTCGTGCTGGCCCTCGAGGAGATCGAGCAGCTCAAGGTGCGGCCCAAGGGCGCGCCGCGGGACCGGGACgaagcggcgcggcgcgggcacgGCCACGGCCAGGGGCGGTCGTCGCGCCCGAGGTCAGGGTCCGGCCGGGCGGGGAGCAGCAGCCACCAccagcagtccccgagcatgaggtAG
- the LOC136493483 gene encoding probable serine/threonine-protein kinase PIX13 isoform X2: protein MGNCLGSEEAELEAVKNSGHHGQPQAATAAPTMAPPKSEGSMSSGPPSSSRSPGPSMNSSAATTGRSVSGSTSTSTSSGSRPLAAAADTYPEEEEEEAKEGRILETPDLRIFTFAELRAATRNFKPDTVLGEGGFGRVYKGWVDEKTMNPTRSGIGMVVAVKKLNPESVQGLQEWQSEVNFMGRLSHPNLVRLLGYCVEDRELLLVYEYMPKGSLDNHLFRKGGSFEPFSWNLRLRIAIGAARGLSFLHSSEKQVIYRDFKASNILLDTNYNAKLSDFGLAKNGPTGGDSHVTTRVMGTYGYAAPEYVATGHLYVKSDVYGFGVVLLEMLTGLRALDTGRPAQQHNLVEWAKPYLADRRKLARLVDPRLEGQYPSKAALQAAQLTRRCLEGDPRSRPSMAEVVLALEEIEQLKVRPKGAPRDRDEAARRGHGHGQGRSSRPRSGSGRAGSSSHHQQSPSMR, encoded by the exons ATGGGGAACTGCCTCGGCTCGGAGGAGGCGGAACTGGAGGCCGTGAAGAACTCGGGTCACCATGGACAACCCCAAG CAGCTACGGCAGCTCCAACCATGGCGCCACCCAAATCCGAGGGTTCCATGAGCTCAGGGCCGCCCAGCAGCAGCAGGTCCCCTGGCCCGTCCATGAACAGCAGCGCCGCGACGACGGGCCGAAGCGTCAgcggcagcaccagcaccagcaccagcagcggCTCGAGGCCACTCGCTGCCGCCGCCGACACGtacccggaggaggaggaggaagaggcgaaGGAGGGGAGGATCCTGGAGACGCCCGACCTCCGCATCTTCACCTTCGCGGAGCTCCGGGCCGCGACGCGCAACTTCAAGCCCGACACGGTGCTGGGCGAGGGCGGGTTCGGGCGGGTGTACAAGGGCTGGGTCGACGAGAAGACCATGAACCCGACGCGCTCCGGCATCGGCATGGTCGTCGCCGTCAAGAAGCTCAACCCCGAGAGCGTGCAGGGCCTGCAGGAGTGGCAG TCCGAGGTGAACTTTATGGGGAGGCTGTCGCATCCGAACCTGGTGAGGCTGCTGGGCTACTGCGTGGAGGACAGGGAGCTGCTGCTCGTGTACGAGTACATGCCCAAAGGCAGCCTGGATAACCACCTGTTCAGAA AGGGCGGCTCCTTCGAACCATTCTCCTGGAACCTTCGGCTGCGCATCGCCATTGGCGCGGCGCGTGGCCTCTCCTTCCTCCACTCGTCGGAAAAGCAGGTGATCTACCGagacttcaaggcctcaaacatCCTCCTCGACACG AATTACAACGCCAAGCTATCCGACTTTGGTCTCGCCAAGAATGGCCCGACCGGCGGCGACAGCCACGTCACCACCCGGGTGATGGGCACGTACGGCTACGCTGCACCGGAGTACGTCGCCACAG GGCACCTGTACGTGAAGAGCGACGTGTACGGGTTCGGCGTGGTGCTGCTGGAGATGCTGACGGGCCTGCGGGCGCTGGACACGGGCCGCCCCGCGCAGCAGCACAACCTGGTGGAGTGGGCCAAGCCGTACCTGGCGGACCGGCGGAAGCTCGCGCGCCTGGTCGACCCCCGGCTCGAGGGCCAGTACCCGTCCAAGGCGGCGCTGCAGGCGGCCCAGCTCACGCGGCGCTGCCTCGAGGGGGACCCCAGGAGCCGGCCCTCCATGGCGGAGGTCGTGCTGGCCCTCGAGGAGATCGAGCAGCTCAAGGTGCGGCCCAAGGGCGCGCCGCGGGACCGGGACgaagcggcgcggcgcgggcacgGCCACGGCCAGGGGCGGTCGTCGCGCCCGAGGTCAGGGTCCGGCCGGGCGGGGAGCAGCAGCCACCAccagcagtccccgagcatgaggtAG
- the LOC136493680 gene encoding protein RKD5-like isoform X2: MDAAVSTLTALAIFASTVEHAAYRSVHGYRVLGRKSGGWVRWERWMERQFVLSLSFPPCLEVALPAAAPRILPAGWRSRPVFREGQTVETWRCIVAFDSVAAVAPSSPPPPVLSPLVNPQLQYLPNLYNDLLKVFRFQEEKKVSKEQPIRSGEQGKTSDLADASESDSDGDSQSDKELAPPVQKHIRANRKHIDSITLVDIAQYFHLPIRDASKTLKIGVSILKRKCRQYGIPRWPHRKIKSLDSLIHDLEYVLAREDEEEEEKQLQKDRLAAAINALTKRKSMLENEKETIQQKPTMDLMAETKLFREDVFKRRYRAKSSVMEDMDFDMD, from the exons ATGGACGCCGCCGTCTCCACCCTCACCGCTCTCGCCATCTTCGCGAGCACCGTCGAGCACG CCGCCTACAGGAGCGTGCACGGGTACAGGGTGCTCGGGAGGAAAAGCGGCGGGTGGGTCCGGTGGGAGAGGTGGATGGAGCGGCAGTTcgtcctctccctctccttcccaCCGTGCCTCGAGGTCGCCctgcccgccgccgcgccgcggaTACTGCCAGCGGGGTGGCGGAGCCGGCCGGTGTTCCGCGAGGGACAGACCGTGGAGACCTGGCGTTGCATTGTGGCATTCGATTCCGTCGCCGCCGTCGCACcgtcctccccgccgccgcccgtgCTCTCCCCCCTCGT GAACCCGCAGCTGCAGTATCTGCCTAACCTGTACAACGACCTGCTGAAGGTGTTTCGGTTTCAGGAAGAGAAAAAGGTCTCAAAAGAGCAACCCATCCGTTCTGGTGAGCAGGGGAAAACTTCTGATCTGGCTGATGCATCGGAGTCCGATTCAGATGGGGATTCTCAATCTGACAAAG AACTTGCACCACCAGTTCAGAAGCATATAAGAGCCAACCGGAAGCATATAGATAGCATTACTTTAGTTGATATAGCTCAGTACTTCCATCTTCCAATCCGAGATGCATCAAAGACACTCAAGATTGGGGTCAGCATACTGAAGAGGAAATGCCGGCAATATGGGATACCTCGTTGGCCTCACCGGAAAATCAAGTCACTTGACTCCCTCATTCATGACCTTGAG TACGTGCTGGCAagagaggacgaggaggaggaggagaagcagcTGCAGAAGGACAGGCTGGCTGCTGCGATAAACGCCCTCACAAAGCGGAAGAGCATGCTGGAGAACGAGAAGGAAACCATACAGCAGAAACCAACCATGGACCTGATGGCTGAAACAAAGCTGTTCAGGGAAGATGTTTTCAAGAGGAGATATAGGGCCAAAAGTTCAGTCATGGAGGATATGGATTTCGATATGGATTAG
- the LOC136493680 gene encoding protein RKD5-like isoform X1, with the protein MLDGHNAFKSNSYGCQGKQATFTAYRSVHGYRVLGRKSGGWVRWERWMERQFVLSLSFPPCLEVALPAAAPRILPAGWRSRPVFREGQTVETWRCIVAFDSVAAVAPSSPPPPVLSPLVNPQLQYLPNLYNDLLKVFRFQEEKKVSKEQPIRSGEQGKTSDLADASESDSDGDSQSDKELAPPVQKHIRANRKHIDSITLVDIAQYFHLPIRDASKTLKIGVSILKRKCRQYGIPRWPHRKIKSLDSLIHDLEYVLAREDEEEEEKQLQKDRLAAAINALTKRKSMLENEKETIQQKPTMDLMAETKLFREDVFKRRYRAKSSVMEDMDFDMD; encoded by the exons ATGTTGGATGGGCACAACGCATTCAAATCAAACTCCTACGGTTGTCAAGGAAAACAAGCTACCTTTA CCGCCTACAGGAGCGTGCACGGGTACAGGGTGCTCGGGAGGAAAAGCGGCGGGTGGGTCCGGTGGGAGAGGTGGATGGAGCGGCAGTTcgtcctctccctctccttcccaCCGTGCCTCGAGGTCGCCctgcccgccgccgcgccgcggaTACTGCCAGCGGGGTGGCGGAGCCGGCCGGTGTTCCGCGAGGGACAGACCGTGGAGACCTGGCGTTGCATTGTGGCATTCGATTCCGTCGCCGCCGTCGCACcgtcctccccgccgccgcccgtgCTCTCCCCCCTCGT GAACCCGCAGCTGCAGTATCTGCCTAACCTGTACAACGACCTGCTGAAGGTGTTTCGGTTTCAGGAAGAGAAAAAGGTCTCAAAAGAGCAACCCATCCGTTCTGGTGAGCAGGGGAAAACTTCTGATCTGGCTGATGCATCGGAGTCCGATTCAGATGGGGATTCTCAATCTGACAAAG AACTTGCACCACCAGTTCAGAAGCATATAAGAGCCAACCGGAAGCATATAGATAGCATTACTTTAGTTGATATAGCTCAGTACTTCCATCTTCCAATCCGAGATGCATCAAAGACACTCAAGATTGGGGTCAGCATACTGAAGAGGAAATGCCGGCAATATGGGATACCTCGTTGGCCTCACCGGAAAATCAAGTCACTTGACTCCCTCATTCATGACCTTGAG TACGTGCTGGCAagagaggacgaggaggaggaggagaagcagcTGCAGAAGGACAGGCTGGCTGCTGCGATAAACGCCCTCACAAAGCGGAAGAGCATGCTGGAGAACGAGAAGGAAACCATACAGCAGAAACCAACCATGGACCTGATGGCTGAAACAAAGCTGTTCAGGGAAGATGTTTTCAAGAGGAGATATAGGGCCAAAAGTTCAGTCATGGAGGATATGGATTTCGATATGGATTAG